AACAAGTGGAATAGCTAAAAAATAAGATGCTGTTGAAGCATCTGCTTCAACTTCATAAGATGTAGGTTTATAAAAAGAGGGTGAAACTTTAAATTTGTTTTCAAAAAATTCTACTTCTACTCCATAAGTTTTCATTATATTAGTTGTAAGATCTACATAAGCTTTAGAAAGAAGTTGCCCTTCTATAAAAATTTCTAAACCATTAGGTAAACAAGGTCCAATAAGAAGAAGGGCAGAAATAAACTGACTGCTTATATTACCAGGAAGGCTTATTTTTTGAGAAACAAGTTTTCCTTCCTTAATTCTTATGGGCAAAAATCCTTCTTTTTCAAGACATTCAATATGAGAAGAAAGTTTTCTTAAACTTTCAATTAAAGGATCCATTGGTCTTTCATGAAGTCTTGGTTTCCCATAAATTTCCACATAAGAACCTTTACCTAAGGAAGCTAAAGCTATAAAAAATCTTGCACCGGTGCCATTATTTCCTAAGTATATTTTTTTTCCTGAAAGAAGAGGAGGAAATCTTCCTTCAACCTCCCAAATATTTTCTTTTTCTTTTATATTTACTCCGATAGCTTTTAAAGCATCTTTTAGTAAAAGAGTATCTTCACTTATCAAAGGATTAATAATCTGAGAAACTCCTTGAGCAAGAGCACTACATATAAGGGCTCTTTGAGTTAAACTTTTAGAAGCAGGAAGCTTTAAACTGATCTTTTCAAAATATTTTAAGGGTTTTACTTCTTTGATATTCATTTTAAAATCTCTTTTTCTATTCTTTTTGCTTCTTCATATAGAGCTTTTTTCATTAACTCTACAGGGGGTTCTATACCTGTCCAAAGTTTAAATTGTTCAACTCCTTGATAAAGAAGCATTTGCAACCCATCAATTATTTTTCCGTATCTTTCAGCTATAGACAAAAATTTAGTTTTTAAAGGCAAATAAACTATATCCATAGCAACTTTAAATCTGGAAATTATCTCTTCTTCAACTGGGGTTTCCCAGGATTTTAATCCTACACTAGTTGTTTGAATAATAATATCTCCCTCTGCATTCTTTAGTTCTTCCCAAGGTTTTGCAATTATTTTAAATTTTTCTTCTAAAATTTTAGCTTTTTCAAAGGTGCGATTATAAACATGGATTTTCTTTGCCTTACTTTTTATAAGAGCATAGATAACTGCTTTTGAAGCCCCTCCAGCTCCTATAACAACAATTTTTTTATCTCTAAGTTCTACTCCATTTACTTCAAAAGCCTTTATAACACCTATCCAATCGGTATTGTATCCTTTTAAAATACCTTCTTTATTTAAAACAGTATTAACTGCCCCAATTTCATAAGCTATTTCATCTATTTCATCTAAATATTCTATAATTTTTTCTTTATGAGGAATGGTTACAGAAAGACCTTTTATATTAAGAGCTTTTATTCCCTCTACAGCTTTTGCCAACTGATCAGCACTTACTCTAAAAGCTCCATATACTGCTCTTATATTTTTTTCTCTAAAAGCAAGATTATGCATTATAGGAGATAAAGAATGACTCACAGGATCTCCAATTATTCCATAAACTTCATACATAATTATTTAACTTATCATTTGTTTAAGATTATTATAAATTTTGAGAGCTGATTTTATATCAAATTGCCCTGGAGCAACCACTTCTTTTTTAGAAAAAACTACATAAGTAAAGGGAGATCCGCAAAATAAAGAAAGTATTCTACTAAGTCTTCCTTTTTCTCCCATACCAAAACTTATTAACTCAATTCCCCTTTTTTTAGCTAAAAAGATAAGATTTAAAAGTTTAAAAGAATCCTCAAAAGTTTTACATAAACAAACTATTTTAGCTTTTTTTACTTTTCTTTTTTTCATTTCCAAAAGTATTTTTATCAGATAATTTTCAGATGGAGTTTTTTTGAAATCATGATAAGAAAACAAAATTTTATCAAAATCCAAATCTTTCAATTTAGTAGAAAATTTTTTAAAAAATTTCCATTCTAAATCAACTAAGTAAAAATTTTGTTTTAAAGCCCAAGAAATCCATTTTAATTTAAAATCATCTGAGAATTTTTTATAACCACCCTCTTCATAGCTCCTAAGAGTAAATAAAAATTTGTAGGGCAATTTAAGAAGTTTTTCTAAATATAAAGTGTTCAACTCTTCCAAATAATCTGCTCTTATTTCAAAAAAATCAGTATATTTAGCTCCTTTTTTTATTGTGTCTAAAAGTTTTTTATAGGAGGTTTCTGCTACAGTGATGCAAAACATTTAGATATCAATTTGGGAAAGATAGTTAAAAATCATCTGGTCATAATTACTTGTTAATTTAAAAACCTTTTTAGCAAGTTCAAATCTTGTTTTTAATGTTGTATTTCCGTACTTTTTGATTTCTTCTAAAACTAAGGGATAATCTTCCTTATCAACAACTACTGTAACGTATTTAAAATTTTTAGCTCCTGCTCTTATTAAGGTTGGACCTCCAATATCAATGTTCTCTATAGCTTTCTCAAGATTTGCACCTTCTTCTACAACTTTTTCAAAGGTATAAAGATTAACTACTATTAAATCTAGGGGTTTTATTTCATATTTTTTAATAGTTTCTAAATGTTCTTTTTCATCTCTTTTAAAGAGTATACCGCCATGAACTTTTGGGTGAAGAGTTTTTACTCTTCCTTCAAGTATTTCCGGAAAACCTGTTAAATGAGAAATATCAATTACTTTAACTCCTCCTTCTTTTAGAACTTTTGCTGTTCCACCTGTAGAAATAATTTCTATACCAAGATTTTCTAGTTCTTTTGCAAATTCAACAATGCCTGTTTTATCTGTAACACTTATTAAAGCTCTTTCTATTTTATTCATTTTTATTTTCTGAAATTCCTATTTCTTCATCAGTTAAATAACAAGCTGGATCTGGAGCCCATATATCCCCTGTTACTGCTTCAGCTCGGGCTCTAAAATTACCTGCACAAAGGTCTAAAAATTTACACTTAGCGCATCTGCCTTTTACATATTTTTTCTTTTCTTTTAATTTTGCCATTAAGGGATTTGAAGTATCCATCCATATTTTACTAAAAGGTCTTTCTCTTACGTTCCCAAAGGTATAACTTCTCCAAAATTGATCAGCATAAACAAATCCATCCCAAGAAACGCAGCCAATTCCAACCCCACTATTATTCCCTCCGTTTATTTTAAGAAGTTCATAAACTTCTTCTGCTTTGGGATGCCCCTCTTTTTTCATTCTTAAATAAAGATAGGGACCATCTGCATGATTATCAACTGTTAAAACCTCTACTTTTAAATTTTTATCATGTAGTTCTTTAGTTCTATTAATAATATAATCTACCCAATAACGAGTTTCTTTGTGACTTAAATCTTGCTCTATAAGTTTTGATCCTCTTCCTGAGTAAACAAGATGATAAAAACAAATTCTTGGAATTTCTAATTCCTCAACTAAATCAAAAATTTTAGGTATTTCCTTAGCATTAAGTTTACTCATAGTAAACCGTAAACCCACTTTAAGATTTTCTTTTTTGCAAGCCAAAACAGCTGAGATTACCTTTTCAAAAGCACCTTTTACCCCTCTAAACTTATCATGAACTTCTTTCCAACCATCAAGACTAATCCCTACATAAGAAACACCAAGCTTTTTTAATTCCTTTGCCAAAGAATCATCAATAAGTACACCATTTGTAGAAATAACAGTTCTTAATCCTAATTTTACTGCCCTATTGATTAAATCAAGAATATCAGGTCTTACTAAAGGCTCACCACCGGAAAAAAGGATTACTGGAGAACCAAATTGAGCAAGATCTTCAAGAAACTTATAACCTTCTTCTGTAGTTAGTTCATCAGGTGCTCTCTTATTATCAGCTTTAGCATAACAATGAATACATTTTAAGTTACAAGCTTTAGTAACATTCCAAACAACCACAGGTCTTTTATCTTTAAAAGATGTTTTTCCATATCTTATATGGTCAAGAGCTTCAACAGCACCACAATAGAGTTTAGATATACTTATCATGTCTTATTTACCTTTCATCCATTTTTCTATTTTTTCAATTATTTCCTTTTCCTCAAAAGGACAAAATATTATATCATCTACTCCGCAATCTTTGGCTTTTATCTCTTCTTCTTTATATTTACACTTACAAACAGCTAAAATAGGAATATCTTTTGTTTTCTCATCAGATTTCAATAAAAGAGTTACAGCAAAACCGTCAAGAAGAGGCAAGTCTTTTTCTAAAATAATAAGTTTAGGTCTTTCCTTTTTAGCTAATTCTAGCAAGCTCTCACCATCTTCAATGATTTTGTATTTAATTTTATATTCTTGCAGAAGTTTAGCTAATTTATTATATAGGCTCTCTGAAAGAGCTAAATATACCATCTAATTATTTTCAAATTAAAAGATATTCTTCTATAAACTTCTCCGGATCCCTAAAAGCTAAAGAATTTATATAAATTACTTCTTTATCCCTTATCTCTTTTAAATAATTTAAACTATATTCCAATTTAGACATTATATTTTCACAATAAGTAAATACTCCCCAATTTTTCTTTATTACTGCTTCTAATATATTATCCACAGCGTCTTCAGTAAAAATTATTTTTAAAAAGTTTTTTCTTTCAAAAGCCATTTCATAGCTTTTTATCTGTCTCCAAAGAGATAAAATCTCTTCCAAAGCTTTGTTTAGCTCTATGTCTTTTTCTTTATATAGTTTAAATATAAGTTCTAATCTTTTTGGTGTAATTTCCAACTTATCCTCAGATAATAATTTTTCTCTACGGCTCAAATAATTTTTTACTCTTCTTTTTTCATCTTCTAAAGCTTTGTAATAATTTTCTTTCCATTTAGGGTTATAGGGTGATTCACTCATAGCTAACAAAACTTTATAAGGATCTTCAACAATTTCTTTAGTCACACCTAAAAAATTAAAAGAAAGAGAAGGAAGGGTTCTTTCAAAGGGAATAAGAATTCTTTCTAAAATACGGGCAAGGGCACGAGCACCTGTATTTTCTTTATAAGCCATTTTAGCTATTTCTCTGAATGCCTCATCTGTAAATGCAAGATCAATTTCATAAACTTTAAAATCCCTTTTTTTATTTATCACAACTGGATCATTAGGATTGGAAAGTATTTCATACAATTCATCCTCTGTTAGAGGTTCAAAAACTGCAATAACTGGAAATCTTCCCACAAATTCTCTTTCAAATCCATAATTTACTAAATCTTCAGGAATAACAAACTTAAAATAATTAATTTTTATCTCCTCTTTATTTTCAATTTCGGAAATAAATCCCATACTTTGTTTTTTCATTCTCTTTTTAATAATTTCTTCCAATCCTTGAAAAGCTCCACTTACAATAAAAAGTACATATTTGGTATTAAGAGTAACTTTTTTTCTTTTTAGCTTCCCCTGTGATTCCGAAACTTCAAAGAGGCTATAATTTTCTTGGGGAATTTTAATTTCTACTTCAGTTTCTTCTAAAGGTTTTAATAAGGCTCTTTGAACTCCAGTTCTTGAAATATCTGGACCTATTGTTTCTCCAGAAGAGGCAATTTTATCAATCTCATCTAAAAATATTATTCCAAATTGAGCTTTTTCTAAATCTCCATTTGCCTCCCAATATAAATCTCTAATTAAATCTTCTATATCTCCTCCTACATAACCTGTTTCACTAAATTTAGTTGCATCTCCTTTTACAAAGGGAACTCCAATTTTTTTAGCAATAAGTTTTATCATATAAGTTTTACCTACCCCTGTAGGTCCTATAATGAAAATGTTATTTTTTATAAATTCTGTTGCATCTTCTTTGCCTTGTTTTAAAAGAAAGTTTTTGATTTTATGAAAATGGGTACAAATCTTAGTTGCTATAATAGTTTTAGCTTCTCTCTGTCCTACAATATATTCATCCAAATAGGCTTCAAGTTCTGCAGGCTTAAGATTAAAATCATAAAAGGACTTATAACTTTTTGAGGAATCAATTTTTTCTATTTTATATTTTGGTGTTTTAAGCATAACAAAATTTAATATACGTCTTTTTAAAAAAAAGTAAATATTTATAATAAATCTTCTGGGTCTACATCAACAGACAGTTTTAATCCTACTACTTTAAATTTTGTTAAAAATTCGAATAATGCCTTATTTAATAATTTGTAGTTTTTTGTTTTTAAAATAATATGCCACCTATAAAAGCCTTTTAATTTTCTGAAAGGACAAGGGGCGGGACCTAAAATTTCTACATTTTTTATATCCATTTTTAAAAATAAATCTTCTAGATATCTTTTAGCTTCTATACATTTTTCTTTTACCTTTTCTTCTTTTATTCCCTCAATTCTTATTAAAACAAGTCTTACAAAGGGAGGAAAAAGAAATCGTTTTCTAAGTTTAATCTCTTCTTCAAAAAATCCTTCATAATTTTGCTCCAAAGCGTACTTTATAGCATAATGATCTTTTATAGAACTTTGTAAAATTACTTTCCCTTTTTCTTTTTTTCTTCCTGCTCTTCCTTCTGCTTGTATTAAGAGTTGAAAGGTTCTTTCTCCAGATTTATAGTGAGGAAGAAATAAACCTTCTTCAGCTCTTAAGATGCTAACCAAATCTACTTCTGGAAAATTATGTCCGTGAACTCCCATCTGAGTTCCTACAATAATTTTAGGCTCAGCTCTGTAAAGCTTCTCCAATATCTGCGCTAATTTTCTTTCAGTATTTACCGCATCTCTGTCTAATCTTATAACTTCTACTTTAGGAAAAATTTTTTTAATTTCTTCTTCTACCCTTTCAGTACCTGCTTTTCTAAATTTCATCTTAAATCCTCCACATTGTGGGCAAACGGTTAAAGAGCTTATTTTAAAATTACAATAATGACATAAAAGCACCTTTTCTTCCTTATGATAGGTAAGAGGGATTCCGCAATTAGGACAACCCCATATATAACTACATTCCACACACTCAACAAGAGGTGCATATCCTCTTCTATTTAAGTAAAGAAAAACTGATTTTCCTTTTTTAAGTGTTTTTTCTATTTCTTTTTTAAGTTCTTCTGAAATAAGTTTAGGAGGTTTGTTTTCAACAAAAGTAATTTCTGGTAAACTGGCAAAGGGTCTTTCCTTTAATGTAAAAAGATGATATTTTCCTTTTTTGGCAAAATAAAAACTTTTAATACTTGGTGTTGCAGAGCCAAGGATTACAGGAATATTTTCTATTTTCCCTCTAATTAAGGCTAAATCTCTTGCGTGATATTTACAAGCTAAATTTTCTTCTTTATAAGAGGGATCATGCTCTTCATCAACAATAATAAGACCTAAATTTTGGATAGGAGCGAATATAGCCGATCTTGTTCCTATTACTATATGAACTTCTTCTCTCAATATTCTCATCCATTCATTTAGTCTTTCAGAAGGAGAAAGTCCGCTATGAAGAAGTCCGATTTTGTCTTTAAAATAATTTAAAAGTAACATCTCCATATAAGTAGTTAATGCTATTTCAGGAACCAAAACCAAAACTTTTTTTCCACTTTTTAGAACCTCTTTTATAATTTCTATATAAATAAAAGATTTCCCGCTTCCTGTGACTCCATAGAGAAAAATAGGTTTAAATACTCCTTGAATAACCAAAGCTCTAATTCCTTCAAAAACATCCTTTTGTTGAGGCGTAAGTTTGTATTCCTTAGGAATTTCTAAAGAAAGCATTATTTTTCTAATTTTGGGGTATTCAACCTTTTCTAATATGCCCATTTCTAACAATCTCTTTATTTCTTTTAGAGAAAATCTCTTTTTTAAAATTTTTTCAGGAACCTCTGTTTTTTCTTTTAGATATCTTATAATTTCCTCTTCTAAAAGAGGATCCTCAATTTTAGATTCTTTAAGTCTTATAAACACTTCTGTAGGAATTTTAGTTTGGGGAAATTCCGCTTTTATAGTAAGAAATCCTTCTTCTTTAAATCTGTTTATCTCTTTTAAAGAGATTCCAAATTTTTTTATAAAATATTTCAAACTATATCCCTTTCTTTTAATAAAAGAATAGCTCTCAGGTAAATAGCCCTCTTTTATTGCTTTTTTCCCTTTTTCAGTGAGGTAGATTCTTCTTTTAGGTAAAGAGAATATTCCAGGTGGTAAAGCAATTTTATAAACAAGGCCTATAGGGGTAAGGTAATACTGAGATACCCAATCTAAAAAATCAAAAAGATTTGGAGGAATTAAGGGTGAAGTATCTAAAATTTCCTCTATCCATTTATATTCTATTTTAGGAGAAAGTGCTTCTTCTGTTACCTTAAAACAATTTTTTACTATTCCAATTAAAAGATAATTTCTAAAAGGAGCTAAAACTCTTATTCCAGGAATAAGTAAATTTTTACTTAGATAGGAAAAACTTTGATAAAGAGGAAGAGGTAATACAACATCAACTAAATACATTAACAAATTTTTCTTTCATTTACGAATCTTATCAAAACTTCTTTTAAATTGGGATTTTTTATAGCGTAATGAAGAATTGTTCTAAAAAATCCTTCTTTATTTCCTGTATCAAATCTCATTCCCTCAAATAAATAAGCATAAACCTCATAACCATTTTCTATCATTAACTGAATAGCATCAGTAAGTTGATATTCTCCGTGAGTTTTAGGAATTTTTTTTAGAAAATCAAAAATAACTGGGTCGAAAATATATCTTCCTATAATAGCTAAATTTGAAGGAGCTTCTTTTGGAGAAGGTTTCTCTATAACTTTTTTTATTTTTATTAAGTTATTATCTACTCTTTCCCCATCAATAATTCCATATCTGGAAATATCTTCCTTAGAAACCTCTTCCACAGCAATAATGCTGTGATTTTTAGTTTTATTAGAAAGAAGATTATAAATATTTATCATCTGTCTTAGACAAGGAATCTCTGCATCAACCAAGTCATCTCCTAATACTACTGCAAAGGGTTCATTTTCAACAGCCCTTTCAGCCATAAGTACAGCATGCCCAAGCCCTTCAGGAATTTTCTGTCGCACTTCTATTAAATGTTTTATCTTTTCCTCTACTTCCTCTACTATTTTAAGAAGGTCTAATTTCCCTCTTTCTTTCAAAAAACTTCTTAAATTTAGATTGGTATCAAAATAATCAATAATTCCCCCTTTTCCTTGGGAAATAATAAATATAAGTGTAGTTATTCCCGAAGATATAATCTCATCAACTATGTATTCTATGGTAGGTCTATCTATTATGTTAAGAAGTTCTTTAGGAACTACTTTAGTTATAGGAAGCATTCTTGTGCCAAGTCCAGCAACAGGAATAACTGCTTTTCTTATCATAAAACTTTTTAGATTGGGACTTCCTTTTTAAAATTTTCGTAAACTTGTTTAAAATCTTTATACAATTCTGACCAATATTGAAAAGCCTTTTCATATATTCTTTCAAAATTAGAAAGGTGCTCTTCTGAAACAACTAAATTAGCACTTAACAAAAAAGTCTCTTTGGGTTCTAAAGTTTTTGCTTTAGGCAAAACATAAATTAAAAATATCTCTCTTCTTCTATAAATAGGAAGTTTTTCATTTATAAACTTGACCATTTCTTTTATCTCTTCCAAATCCTTTACTCCGAAAATTAATACTTTTACCTCTGCTACTTTACACCAATAATTTAAATCATTTATAGTTTTTATTTGTCTAATCTCA
The window above is part of the Thermodesulfobacterium geofontis OPF15 genome. Proteins encoded here:
- a CDS encoding UTP--glucose-1-phosphate uridylyltransferase, which gives rise to MIRKAVIPVAGLGTRMLPITKVVPKELLNIIDRPTIEYIVDEIISSGITTLIFIISQGKGGIIDYFDTNLNLRSFLKERGKLDLLKIVEEVEEKIKHLIEVRQKIPEGLGHAVLMAERAVENEPFAVVLGDDLVDAEIPCLRQMINIYNLLSNKTKNHSIIAVEEVSKEDISRYGIIDGERVDNNLIKIKKVIEKPSPKEAPSNLAIIGRYIFDPVIFDFLKKIPKTHGEYQLTDAIQLMIENGYEVYAYLFEGMRFDTGNKEGFFRTILHYAIKNPNLKEVLIRFVNERKIC
- the aroA gene encoding 3-phosphoshikimate 1-carboxyvinyltransferase, translating into MNIKEVKPLKYFEKISLKLPASKSLTQRALICSALAQGVSQIINPLISEDTLLLKDALKAIGVNIKEKENIWEVEGRFPPLLSGKKIYLGNNGTGARFFIALASLGKGSYVEIYGKPRLHERPMDPLIESLRKLSSHIECLEKEGFLPIRIKEGKLVSQKISLPGNISSQFISALLLIGPCLPNGLEIFIEGQLLSKAYVDLTTNIMKTYGVEVEFFENKFKVSPSFYKPTSYEVEADASTASYFLAIPLVLGRGEIIIENYNPFSKQGDVKFLEYIKKMGAKIEILNPLGVKVSFEGIPQGIEIDLSDTPDLFPTLCILGAVAEGKTVLKGAPHLRYKETDRIKAMVTELRKLGVKVEELPDGAIIEGTKEFKSAIINTYDDHRIAMSFAILGLKKEGIKIENPECVVKSFPEFWKYIEKLYG
- a CDS encoding type I 3-dehydroquinate dehydratase; translation: MFCITVAETSYKKLLDTIKKGAKYTDFFEIRADYLEELNTLYLEKLLKLPYKFLFTLRSYEEGGYKKFSDDFKLKWISWALKQNFYLVDLEWKFFKKFSTKLKDLDFDKILFSYHDFKKTPSENYLIKILLEMKKRKVKKAKIVCLCKTFEDSFKLLNLIFLAKKRGIELISFGMGEKGRLSRILSLFCGSPFTYVVFSKKEVVAPGQFDIKSALKIYNNLKQMIS
- a CDS encoding IMP cyclohydrolase — protein: MNKIERALISVTDKTGIVEFAKELENLGIEIISTGGTAKVLKEGGVKVIDISHLTGFPEILEGRVKTLHPKVHGGILFKRDEKEHLETIKKYEIKPLDLIVVNLYTFEKVVEEGANLEKAIENIDIGGPTLIRAGAKNFKYVTVVVDKEDYPLVLEEIKKYGNTTLKTRFELAKKVFKLTSNYDQMIFNYLSQIDI
- a CDS encoding radical SAM/SPASM domain-containing protein, whose translation is MISISKLYCGAVEALDHIRYGKTSFKDKRPVVVWNVTKACNLKCIHCYAKADNKRAPDELTTEEGYKFLEDLAQFGSPVILFSGGEPLVRPDILDLINRAVKLGLRTVISTNGVLIDDSLAKELKKLGVSYVGISLDGWKEVHDKFRGVKGAFEKVISAVLACKKENLKVGLRFTMSKLNAKEIPKIFDLVEELEIPRICFYHLVYSGRGSKLIEQDLSHKETRYWVDYIINRTKELHDKNLKVEVLTVDNHADGPYLYLRMKKEGHPKAEEVYELLKINGGNNSGVGIGCVSWDGFVYADQFWRSYTFGNVRERPFSKIWMDTSNPLMAKLKEKKKYVKGRCAKCKFLDLCAGNFRARAEAVTGDIWAPDPACYLTDEEIGISENKNE
- a CDS encoding shikimate dehydrogenase; the encoded protein is MYEVYGIIGDPVSHSLSPIMHNLAFREKNIRAVYGAFRVSADQLAKAVEGIKALNIKGLSVTIPHKEKIIEYLDEIDEIAYEIGAVNTVLNKEGILKGYNTDWIGVIKAFEVNGVELRDKKIVVIGAGGASKAVIYALIKSKAKKIHVYNRTFEKAKILEEKFKIIAKPWEELKNAEGDIIIQTTSVGLKSWETPVEEEIISRFKVAMDIVYLPLKTKFLSIAERYGKIIDGLQMLLYQGVEQFKLWTGIEPPVELMKKALYEEAKRIEKEILK
- the priA gene encoding replication restart helicase PriA; translation: MYLVDVVLPLPLYQSFSYLSKNLLIPGIRVLAPFRNYLLIGIVKNCFKVTEEALSPKIEYKWIEEILDTSPLIPPNLFDFLDWVSQYYLTPIGLVYKIALPPGIFSLPKRRIYLTEKGKKAIKEGYLPESYSFIKRKGYSLKYFIKKFGISLKEINRFKEEGFLTIKAEFPQTKIPTEVFIRLKESKIEDPLLEEEIIRYLKEKTEVPEKILKKRFSLKEIKRLLEMGILEKVEYPKIRKIMLSLEIPKEYKLTPQQKDVFEGIRALVIQGVFKPIFLYGVTGSGKSFIYIEIIKEVLKSGKKVLVLVPEIALTTYMEMLLLNYFKDKIGLLHSGLSPSERLNEWMRILREEVHIVIGTRSAIFAPIQNLGLIIVDEEHDPSYKEENLACKYHARDLALIRGKIENIPVILGSATPSIKSFYFAKKGKYHLFTLKERPFASLPEITFVENKPPKLISEELKKEIEKTLKKGKSVFLYLNRRGYAPLVECVECSYIWGCPNCGIPLTYHKEEKVLLCHYCNFKISSLTVCPQCGGFKMKFRKAGTERVEEEIKKIFPKVEVIRLDRDAVNTERKLAQILEKLYRAEPKIIVGTQMGVHGHNFPEVDLVSILRAEEGLFLPHYKSGERTFQLLIQAEGRAGRKKEKGKVILQSSIKDHYAIKYALEQNYEGFFEEEIKLRKRFLFPPFVRLVLIRIEGIKEEKVKEKCIEAKRYLEDLFLKMDIKNVEILGPAPCPFRKLKGFYRWHIILKTKNYKLLNKALFEFLTKFKVVGLKLSVDVDPEDLL
- a CDS encoding response regulator translates to MVYLALSESLYNKLAKLLQEYKIKYKIIEDGESLLELAKKERPKLIILEKDLPLLDGFAVTLLLKSDEKTKDIPILAVCKCKYKEEEIKAKDCGVDDIIFCPFEEKEIIEKIEKWMKGK
- a CDS encoding AAA family ATPase, encoding MLKTPKYKIEKIDSSKSYKSFYDFNLKPAELEAYLDEYIVGQREAKTIIATKICTHFHKIKNFLLKQGKEDATEFIKNNIFIIGPTGVGKTYMIKLIAKKIGVPFVKGDATKFSETGYVGGDIEDLIRDLYWEANGDLEKAQFGIIFLDEIDKIASSGETIGPDISRTGVQRALLKPLEETEVEIKIPQENYSLFEVSESQGKLKRKKVTLNTKYVLFIVSGAFQGLEEIIKKRMKKQSMGFISEIENKEEIKINYFKFVIPEDLVNYGFEREFVGRFPVIAVFEPLTEDELYEILSNPNDPVVINKKRDFKVYEIDLAFTDEAFREIAKMAYKENTGARALARILERILIPFERTLPSLSFNFLGVTKEIVEDPYKVLLAMSESPYNPKWKENYYKALEDEKRRVKNYLSRREKLLSEDKLEITPKRLELIFKLYKEKDIELNKALEEILSLWRQIKSYEMAFERKNFLKIIFTEDAVDNILEAVIKKNWGVFTYCENIMSKLEYSLNYLKEIRDKEVIYINSLAFRDPEKFIEEYLLI